The following nucleotide sequence is from Bacteroidota bacterium.
CGGCATCTAAATGCTTGACTTCTGGATCATTACCGACGTGACCAACGAGAATGACTTTGTTTACTGACATAGTTTGATTGTTTGGAGTAAAAGTACAATTTTTTTTTGATTATAAAATTTGAGGGGAAGCACACTGTCAGAATCCATTCCCTACTTTTAATCCATTGCCTGTTCGAGGTACCTCGTAATTAACCTGGGCATGGCAAATTTTGCCAGGTCTGCCGGTTGCACAAAAATAGAACCAGATTTGGACCATTCCTCTTCGAGGTCAACATGTACAAAACAACCTTGCAAAACCTGATGAGAGAGTATATGTTTGAATTCTGATGAGATAACACGGATCTTATAAGCAGAAAAGGTCTTGAAAATGGTCTTTTGCAGAAAATCAGAAAACTCTTCGGGCTGAACCTGTGCTTCGGATTCCACCAGAGGAAATTGATACAAACCTTTCCAGATATCGGTATTTTGACGTTTTTCAATGTAGGTGTTCTCCTTGTAATGCATCACAACAAAATATAAATACCGCACCCGTTGTTTCAACTTTCTTGACTTCACGGGGTAAGAGAAGGTGTTTTTTTGAGCCAATGACATGCACTTTAGCTGGAGTGGGCAATGAGTACAGATGGGATTTGCTGGCAAACAAACTGTTGCTCCAAGTTCCATCAATGCTTCGTTGTGGGCAGCCGGATTCTTTGTGTTTAAAACTGCTTGAGCCAGTTCTTTAAAATGTTTCTTCCCTGAAGTGCTGTCGATGGGAATTTCGCTGGCAAAATACCTGGACAATACCCGGTAAACATTGCCGTCGACCATGGCTTCGGGTTTATTAAAAGCGAGAGATGCGATGGCTGCAGCTGTGTAATCTCCAATACCTTTTAGTCCCTTTAGATCGCTCACCTCATCGGGGAACTTTCCTTTGTATTTACTCTGAACTATTTTGGCGGTTTCATGCAGATTGCGGGCTCTGGTGTAATAGCCAAGTCCCTGCCACAACATTAAAATTTCATCGATATCAGCGTCAGCAAGTTCCTTTATTGTCGGAAACCGGCTTATAAACCTATGATAATATCCAATACCCTGGTCAACACGGGTTTGCTGCAATATCACTTCCGAAATCCAGATAAGGTAAGGATCGCGGGTATACCGCCAGGGTAAATCACGGTTATTCACGTTAAACCAATGTATTAGCTCCTCCATTGTTAGTTTTACATAGTGGGTAAACAAATTCAAGAAGAAATAACAAAATATCTTAAATAGTGTTTCAATTATCGCCTAAAATGCTTTATATTTGCACTCCACAAATGAAAGAATCCGTAAATAACTGATAATTAAAGCGTTTAAAAAATGACCAAAGCAGATATCGTAAACGAAATTTCCAAGAACACTGGTATTGAAAAAATCACTGTACAGAAAGCAGTTGAATCATTTATGGAAGTGGTGAAAGATTCACTCACTCAGGAAAGAAATGTATATTTAAGAGGCTTTGGTAGCTTCATTGTGAAAAAAAGGGCTAAGAAAACTGCTCGCAACATTTCGAAAAACACTACTATTATTATCCCTGAGCATTTTATTCCTTCCTTCAAACCAGCAAAAACTTTTGTAGGAAAAGTAAAAAGCAACATTAAAAAATAATTAAAACATACTCAAATGCCAAGCGGAAAGAAAAGGAAAAGACATAAAATGGCGACGCATAAGCGTAAAAAACGTCTTAGAAAAAATCGTCATAAGAAAAAGAAATAGCTTAATTGTTTAAGCATTACCACCTTCTGAAAAACCTAAAGCCTTTGGCTTTAGGTTTTTCATCTATATTGTTATTTATCCCGCTACAAGTTTTTATTGTGCAAAATATCTCTACATTGTGAGCAAAGAACTGGTTATTGATGTTAAAGCCAATGAGATTGATATTGCTCTGCTTGAAGATAAAAAGCTTCTTGAATTAAGCAAGGAGAAAAGCAATCCGAAATTCTCTGTGGGTGATATCTATCTGGGTAGAGTAAAAAAAGTAATGCCCGGGTTAAATGCTGCCTTTGTGGATGTGGGGTATGAAAAAGATGCCTTTTTACACTACCTCGATCTTGGCCCTCAGTTTCGTACGCTTCATAAATACCTTAACGAAGCTTTAAGTCGCAAAACCAAGCTGGTACCACAACAAAAGTTTAAACGCGAACCCGATATTGATAAAAATGGCAAGATAAACCAGGTACTTACTGCAGGTCAGTTGGTATTGGTACAAATTGCCAAAGAACCCATCTCTACAAAAGGTCCAAGACTTACTTCGGAAATTGCCATTGCCGGGCGCAACATGGTACTGATGCCTTTTAGCGATAAAATTTCCATTTCGCAAAAGATTGAATCGGCCGACGAAAAGAAAAGACTTAAGACCCTAATTACCAGCATTAGACCTGCCAATTACGGATTAATAATACGCACTGCTGCCGAAGGTAAAATGGTGAAAACCCTCGACGAAGAGTTGCGTAATCTTCAGAAAAAATGGGAACTGGCATTCGAAAAACTTAGGGGAGCACAGCCACCAAAGCTTTTTTTGAGCGAATTAAATCGCACCTCTGTCATTCTTCGCGACATTCTGAATGTTGGCTTCAACAACATACATGTAAACGACGAAAGTCTTCACCGCGAAATAAGGGAGTATATTAGCACCATTGCCCCTGAAAAGGAAAAAATTGTAAACCTATATACTGGCGCAGCACCAATTTTTGAAAAATACGGGGTTCTTAAACAGATAAAAGCCGCTTTCGGAAAAACCGTATCGTTTAGAAGTGGCGCATACCTTATAATAGAGCATACCGAAGCCCTGCATGTGATCGATGTCAACAGCGGGAACAGGGCTAAAAATGTTGATAACCAGGAATCAACCGGCTTGGATGTGAACCTTGCTGCCTGCGATGAAATTGCCCGTCAGTTACGCTTGCGCGATATGGGCGGCATTATCGTTATTGATTTTATCGATATGCAATCGCAAGACAACAAAAATAAGGTTTTCGAACGCATGAAAGCTGCAATGGAAACGGACCGTACGAAGCATTCCATATTGCCATTGAGCCGTTTTGGATTGATGCAGATTACACGTCAGCGTGTGAGGCCCGAAATGCATATCAACACACGAGAAAAATGCCCCACATGCGAAGGTACTGGCGAAATTTCGCCCAGTGTGCTCATTATCGAACGAATAGAATCGCACCTGGTAGATGTGATTGAAAAATACAAACCTAAAAAGGTAAATGTGCGTGTACATCCCTTTATTGCAGCCTATATCAATAAGGGACTCTTTAACTCAGTAAAAGCACGTTGGAAAAGAAAATACAAACTCGGATTGAAGATTGTTCCTATCAGCTCTTTCGATTTCCTCGAATTTCATTTCTTTGACAAAGACAACGAAGAGTTTATTTAAATCTCTATCGAAAAAAATATTTTGAAAGCTGTCTGGGTTATCCTGGCAGCTTTTTTTATACCTTAAGCCCTCGATTTTTTCAATTGATTAACAAGAATTAACAAATCATTACATAAATATTTATTATATCTATATATCTTAATGTTTTAATTTTATTGCAACTGTTTTACTATGAAATTAAATTACAAGAATCTGACAACAAGCATCTTATTACTCATTAGCCTGGGTTTGTATGCCGATGTGATCAAGCCTGTGAAATGGGAACACAGCCTGAAACAAATAGACGATGAGACTTACGAAATTGTATTCAAAGCCTCCATTGATAAAGGCTGGCACCTTTATGGGCTTAACATTCCGGAAGGAGGCCCCATTGCCACCTCATTTACCTACAATAAACTTGTAGGGGCAGAGTTGATGGGGAATACACAAACATCCAAAAAGCCAGAGGTAAAATTCGACAACACTTTCGAGATGGAACTTGAGCTTTTTGATGGCACCGTTTCCTTTTCACAGAAAATAAAAAAAACAACGGAAGGTGCATCCATCAAAGGTTTTATCGAATTTATGGCTTGCGATGATTCCCGTTGCCTTCCACCTTCGGAAATTGAATTCAGTTATTCCCTTGCAAATACCCTGGCAGAGAAAACTTCTGCAACTCCTGCTCAAAAAGCATTACCCGGCATAGATACCCTGACTTTGGTGAACGAAGTGGCAAGCGCTCCAGATAAAAGTGAACAGAAAGTCGAAACCCTTTCAAACCTAAACTCTGACAATGAACCTGAACAGAATAGAAAATCTCGCTGGACGATATTCTGGGAGGCATTTACAAAAGGCCTTCTGGCAATTCTTACTCCCTGCGTTTTTCCAATTATACCTCTCACGGTGGCATTTTTCATGCGCGACAGTACCACCGGCAAAAGGATTTTTCAAGCTCTGTTTTTTGGGCTTTCTATAGTGGCCATCTATTCGATTGTTGGACTTGTGGCAGGATTACTCCAAATAGATATCACCGCCCTAACAAGACATTGGTTAGCAAACATAATTATAGCCGCTGTATTGTTAGCCTTTGCTGCTTCTTTTTTCGGTATGTTCGAACTGGTGCTGCCAGGCAGTCTATCGAACAAGCTCGATAACAAGGTAGACAAAGGCGGATTGCTTGCCCCATTTTTCCTGGCACTTGTTACTGCAGTAGTTTCCTTTTCGTGCGTAGGACCTATTGCCGGTGTGGCCATTGGCGCAGCCATGAATGGTGAAATAATCACACCTGTAATAGCCATGGCCGGGTTCTCTTCGGCCTTTGCACTCCCATTTGTATTGCTTGGAATTTTTCCTGGTATGCTGAAAAACATGCCAAAATCCGGAGGATGGCTCAATGCTGTAAAAGTGGTGTTTGCTTTTCTGATGCTAGTAGCGGCATATATTTTCCTTGGCAATACCCAATGGGCCTTATTTAACCGCGACACAATACTTGCGCTCAATATAGCCACATTTATACTTTTAGGCATTTACCTGCTTGGAAAAATAAAATTTGCCCACGACAGCGACCTGCCTTCCTTAAAAGTGCCGCGGCTTTTATTATCAATTGTTTCTTTCAGTCTTGCTCTGTACCTATTGCCCGGACTATTCGGAAGCCCACTGAAGGCTCTTTCCCCATTCCTTCCCGCAGAAGAAACTTCTGAAATGAATGTTCGGCAAGCTTTCACTTCCAATGTATCGTTGTTGGAAGTAAGTACAACAGCCCTATGCCACCCTAACCCGCGTTACTCAGACAAATTGCATCTGCCTCATAATCTGGCCGGTTATTTCGATTACGAAGAGGGGATGGCCTGTGCCCAGGAACTAAATAAGCCTGTGCTCCTTGACTTTGTTGGCCATTCGTGTAAAAACTGCAAAAAAATGTATGCCGATGTATGGTCCGACCCACAAATTCTTGCCAAACTCCAGGAGGAATTCATCATCATTGCCCTGTACACCGACGACCGCACTCCATTACCTGAAAGTGAATGGTATACTTCAACCTTAGATGGTAAAGAAAAAAATACCCTTGGAAAAAAGAACCTCGATTTTCAGATAAGTAAGTTTCAATCGAATGCTTTACCGCTATATGCCATTTTAGATACAAACGGTCGGGTTATTACAGAAGTCCCATATTTCACCTACAATACTAACAAGAAAGAGTTTTTAAACTACCTGAATGAAGGCATCTCCAACTTCCGAAAGGCAAAATTCTAATTGGCTCCAGATATGATTTAAGTCAGACTCAGCCTAGTTTAGAAGGAATCTCATGTTTTATTATGTGAAGTTTTTCTAACATTGCCTTCATGATAAATTTAGATAAGAGGGTATACTTCAAAAACAAGGATGAAATATGGCAAAAGTTAAACAAATAATCGAGCTCGATGATGTTGTTGTAAAATTTGCTGGTGATTCGGGCGATGGAATGCAGCTTTCGGGTAGCCAGTTCTCAGACACTTCAGCTTTTGTAGGCAACGACCTTTCGACTTTTCCCGATTACCCATCGGAAATCAGGGCACCACAGGGTACAATTGCCGGTGTTTCAGGGTTTCAGGTGCACATTGGGCACAAAGAAGTTCAAACGCCGGGCGACCTTGCTGATGTTTTGGTAGCGATGAACCCAGCTGCGTTGAAAGCCAATTTACGATGGACAAAACCAGGGGCTACCATTATAATCGATATCGATAATTTTGACAGCAACCACTATAAAAAGGCCGGATATACAGAAGATCCCCTTCAGGATGGCAGTCTTGAAGGTTTTAACCTGGTAAAAGCTCCAATTTCTACCTTGACCCGTTCGACAGTGGCCGAATTCGGCCTCGACAACCGCACAGCCGAAAAAACACGCAACCAGTTTGTGGCAGGTGTGTTGTATTGGCTGTTTAACCGCGACATGAAAATCGGAGAAAACTTTATCAGCGAACGATTTAAAAAACATCCGGAATATATTCAACCAAATATTGCGGTTTTAAGGGCGGGCTACAATTTTGCCGAAACAGTGGAGGCCATGGCTGTAAAATTTCAGGTGAACCCAGCATTAAAAGGTAAAGGTCTGTTTAGAAATATTACCGGAAATCAGGCTACTGCATGGGGTTTGCTTGCTGCATCGGAACGTTCGGGGCGAAAATTGTTTTTAGGATCTTATCCTATCACTCCAGCTACAGAAATTTTGCAGGAACTTTCGGTAATGAAACACCTAGACTGCATCACCTTTCAGGCCGAAGACGAAATTGCAGGTATTTGTTCAGCCATTGGCGCATCGTTTACTGGAAAACTGGGAGCTACCTCTACATCAGGTCCGGGACTTGCCCTTAAGGGCGAAGCCATTGGACTTGCTGTAATCACGGAACTACCACTCGTAATTGTAAATGTTCAACGTGGCGGACCATCGACGGGCCTACCGACAAAAACCGAACAGTCCGATTTAATGCAGGCACTATTCGGACGAAATGGTGAGAGTCCGGTGGCCGTTTTGGCTGCCTCCACACCAGCCAATTGTTTTTATTATGCTTACATGTCTGCAAAATTGGCCATTGAACATATGACCCCTGTTATTTTGTTAACCGATGGCTATCTGGCAAACGGTTCTGAACTTTGGCCTATTCCAAAAGTCGAAGACCTTGACCCAATTGAACCGCCTTTGGTTCAAGACAACGATATGGAATACAAACCCTATAAACGCGATATCGAAAGTCTTGCACGTCAATGGGCGCTTCCCGGTCAGGAAGGATTGCGCCACCGGGTTGGCGGGTTGGAAAAAGAAGACGTAACAGGCATTGTGTCGCACGATCCGGGCAACCACGAACTGATGGTGAGGAACCGCGCCGAAAAAATCGAACGCATTTCGAATTACATTCCAAAACAGGAAATAATGGGCAACAAAGCCTCCGATTTATTGGTTATCGGATGGGGTGGTACCTATGGCGCACTTTACACAGCAGTAAAAGAACTACAGGAAGAAGGTTATAGCATTAGTTTGGCTCAATTTACCTATATCAATCCTCTGCCAAAAAACACCAAAGAGGTGATGGAGAATCACAAAAAGCGGATTGTTTGCGAATTGAATATGGGACAATTTGCGACTTACCTTCGCTCGAAAATTCCGCAGTTCGACTACCTGCAGTTCAATAAAATACAAGGGCTACCCTTTATGATTTCAGAGTTAAAAACCAAGTTTAAAGAAATATTGGAGGAAATTTAAGATGATACCCGAATGCAATATACCATTGGCCAGTCCTCAGGATTTTTCTGTCGATTACGATGTAAAGTGGTGCCCAGGTTGTGGCGGCCATGCAGTACTTTCATCTATAAAAAAAACACTACCTGAACTTGGAATCCCAAAAGAGAAATTTGTTTTTGTTTCAGGAATAGGATGTTCCTCTAGGTTTCCTTATTATATCAATACTTATGGATTCCATAGTTTGCATGGCCGTGGGGCAGCAATAGCCTCCGGAATTAAAGTTTCCAACCCCGATTTGAGCGTTTGGCTGGCCACCGGCGATGGCGATTCGATGGCCATTGGCGGAAATCATTTCATTCATATTCTGCGCCGAAACATCGATGTCAACATTATTCTCTTCAACAATAAAATATATGGCCTGACCAAGGGGCAGTATTCGCCTACAACTCCTGCCGGCAGTATAACCAAAACATCGCCGGACGGCACCATCGAAAACCCATTTTTACCAGGAGAACTGGCCATGGGATCCAACGCTACTTTTTTTGCACGGGTTATAGATACCGACCCAAAAATGATGAAGGAGGTATTTATAAAAGCAGCCCAACACAAAGGAACCTCGCTCGTAGAAGTGTTGCAAAACTGCGTAATTTTTAACAACAAAGTGCACGAAGATATTACCGGAAAAGAAGTTCGCGATGAAAACCAGCTCTATCTCGAACATGGTAAGCCCATGCTTTTTGGCAAAAACAAAGAAAAGGGTATTGTAAGGGCCGGGTCGAAATTTATCGTTGGCGAGATAGGAAAAAATGGAGTGAGCCTGGCCGACGTGCTGGTACATGACGCGCACAACCTGGAAGGTACAAGGCATTACCAGCTTTCGCGTATGACATTACCCGACTACCCAGTGGCTTTGGGTGTAATCAGGCAATGCGAAACTGATGTGTACGAAACCTTGTTGGAAAAACAAATAGTAGCAGCCAAAGCCCGCAGCAGCGTAAAATGTGTAAACGATTTACTTATGAGCGGCAATACCTTCAAAATAAACTAACACTGTTAATTACATCAAATAGAAAGGCCGTGAGCATATGCAACGGCTTTTTTTATTCACACGCAAATGGTTTTTAGTTCCCGCTTTTCATTCTGCCTATAAAAAACTATATTTATTGAAAGAAAATGTTTGAGTTGAGCAACCGCGACGCCTATTATTTTTCCGATACCTCTTTCGGACTGCTGATGCAAAAACGCATTCAGAAAGTGCTTGTTTTATGCAGCAATTACGATTTTTTTACACTCGAAGAAGACGGACGCATCGACGAACAGATATTTAATGAATATGTCTCTTTAAACCTGCGTTACCCTCCAGTATTTCTTCACGCCGACTCAAGTATAAAAGCTTTAAAAATTCTTGAACGCGAAGAAATAGACTTAATAATTCCAATGCTGAGTATGGTAGACACCGATACTTTTGTGTTTGCCAAAAAACTCAAGGAGTTGTACCCTGAAAAGCCCATAGTAGTGCTCACTCACTTCTCGCGCGAGGTATCCTTGCGCCTGCAAAAAGTTGATCTTTCAAGCATAGACCATGTTTTTTGCTGGCTAGGCAATACCGATATTTTTCTGGCCATCATCAAACTTATCGAAGATAAGATGAACGCCAATAACGATATACTGGAAGTAGGCGTGCAGGCTGTTTTACTGGTGGAAGATTCGGTGAGGTACATCTCGTCTTACCTTCCCAGTCTTTATCACATTATTCTCGAACAGTCGAAAGAGTTTATGCTCGAAGCCCTGAACGAGCACCAGCAAATGTTGCGCAGGCGCGGACGACCTAAAATATTACTGGCCCGCAACTACGATGAAGCGTTTGGACTGTACCAAAAATTCAAGGGAAATATATTAGGAATTATCTCGGATGTAAGCTACAAATACACTCCTAACCGGCGCGATACCAAACAAAAAGCCGGCCTGAAATTATGTGCTGTTGTGAAAGCCGACGACCCCAATATGCCTTTTCTGCTTCAATCGTCGGACAACCAAAATAAAGAACTTGCCGAAAAGCTCCACGCAGGATTTATCAATAAATATTCCGATAATCTCCTGAGCGAACTGAAAGAATACATAATCAATAATTTTGGGTTTGGACCATTTCTGTTTACCGACCCCCAAACCGGAGAAAAAACCCACCAGGCACGCGATTTAAAAGAATTTCAGGAAATAATCCTGTCAGTGCCCGACCACATTATCGAATACCACTCGCGTAGAGACGATTTCTCGAAATGGCTCAATGCCAGGGCTCTTTACCCCATTGCACGGAAATTTAAAGAAGCACAGTTCGATGAGTTTGCCTCGCCCGAATCTTTGCGTAAATACATTTATACCACCATCTCTAGTTTCAGGGTAAGCAAAGCCCGAGGTATTATTGCCGAATTCGATCGCAGCAAATTCGATGCTTACCTCTTCTTTTCGCGTATAGGAAACGGTAACCTGGGTGGCAAGGCAAGAGGATTGGCATTTATGAATTCGGTAATTAAGAATGAAAAAATATTTAGTAAATATCCCGACGTAATTATCACCATTCCGGCTACAGTAGTGCTCACTACCGATATTTTTGAAGAATTTATGTTACAAAATAACTTGCAGGCTATTGCCCAGTCAAATGCAAGCGACGAAGAAATTCTGGAGCATTTTATACAAGCCTCACTGCCGGATAAGATTCACGAAGACCTCATCACCATCGCAAGCCTCACCAATACACCCCTTGCCATTCGTTCGTCGAGTAAATTGGAAGACTCTTTTTACCAACCCTTCGCCGGAATTTATTCGACCTATATGATTCCGTATATCCCTGATATCAAGCAAATGGTGGATATGATTGAAAAAGCCATTAAATCGGTGTATGCTTCAGTCTATTTTCGCACCAGTAAATCTTATATGTCGGCCACCTCTAACCTGATCGACGAAGAAAAAATGGGGGTTATCATTCAATCGGTGTGTGGAACCAACTACGGAGGGCGCTATTATCCAACCATTTCTGGAGTTGCCCGTTCGCTCAACTATTACCCTATACCACCTGAAAAGGCCGAAGATGGTGTAGTGGATCTTGCTTTTGGACTTGGCAAACACATTGTGGAAGGAAACACTTCCTTGCGCTTTTCTCCTGCCCATCCAAGGAGAATTATACAACTTTCGAACCCTGATTACGCCATTAAAAATACCCAGAAATACTTCTGCAGCCTCGACATGAACCCTGCCAGCTTTGTAACATCGGTTGTGGACAATATTAATATCCTGAAACTTTCGATACGGGAAGCTGAAAAAGACAGTGCACTGGCACATGTTGTTTCTACTTACGATTTTGAGAACAATAGCATCCGCGATGGACTGCATGCCGATGGAAAAAAGATTATTACTTTTTCGAATATTTTAAATCACAACTCGTTTCCGCTTGCTGAAATTATTACCGATTTGCTGAAGATTAGCAAAGAAGCCATGAGTAACGATGTGGAAATTGAATTTGCCGTGAACCTGGATACCCCGCCTGGAGAACCCAAAATATTCAACTATCTTCAGGTTAGACCAATCGTATCGTCGGTAAGCGAATTTTCGTCGGCGTGTGTCGAAACCGACATGAAAGATTCGCTCCTGTATTCTGAAAAAGCAATGGGAAATGGTATTATCAAAGAGATTACCGATATTGTATATGTAAAAACAGAAAAATTTAACCCTGCCCATAACAAACAAATCGCCACTGAGCTGGATACGCTGAATCAAAAATTCAGGGAAGCCGATGAGAATTATGTGTTAATTGGTCCCGGCCGCTGGGGGTCAAGCGACCACTGGCTTGGCATACCGGTAAAATGGGCCCAGATATCTTCGGCTCGTATCATTGTAGAGTCGGGTCTGGAACACTTTAGGGTAGATCCCAGCCAAGGCACCCACTTCTTCCATAATCTTACCAGTTTTGGGGTCGGATATTTTACCATCAACCCATACCTGAGCGACGGGCATTGCAATTTTCAGTACCTCGACCAACTGCCTGCCGAGTTCGAAACTGAATTTATCCGGCATGTTCGTATTCCCAGCGGTTTCGAGATACGCATCGATGGTAAAACCAACAAAGGAATTATTACTGTTTAAAAATGCAGTTTGTTATTTTCTTCATTTGACAGAGAAAGTAACAATTGCTACATTCGTAATACTTTAAAATAGCCATTGACGAATAACGACCCCATACTGCAACAAAAGTTCGAAAAGCTTTTCAAAGAGCATTTTACATCATTGTGCTATTTTGCAAAGAAATACCTGGGCGACCTCGACAGCAGCAAGGAAGTAGTGCATGCTGTGTTTATTAAAATATGGGAAAACCGGGCCGAATTTGATTTCGATAAGCCTGCCAAATCCTATCTTTTCACTTCGGTATACAATCGTAGTTTGAATATGCTCCGCGACAACAAAAAATTTAGCACAACAGACAATGAATATGCAAAAAATGCCGAACTCGATGGAGGCGAATTCCACGATACCATGGAATTGGCAGAGCTTGAAGGGCGAATCAAAAAGGCTCTTACCAAATTGCCCGATAAATGCCGCGAAGTGTTTGAACTAAACCGTTTTGAGAATAAAAAATACAACGAAATTGCGCTTCAACTGAATCTTTCTCTTAAAACTGTAGAAGCTCATATGTCCAAAGCACTTAAAATATTAAAAGAAGAATTAAAAGATTACATCTACCTGATTTTGTTTTTAATACTAAATAATAACGATATGCTCTAAGGGTAAAATCCTATTCAGGTGTGTTACCCACAGAAAGCCATGCAAAACAATACACGACATATTGCCCCCATCGAGCTAATCACCAAATACCTGGCCCGGGAATCGGGTGCCGGGGAGCGTGTTTTAGTAGAAAATTGGATAAAGGCTTCGGACGAAAATAAAAAAGAGTTCGAAGCTATTGAGAAATTATGGCTTGCAAGCCATACAGCTATTCAGCAACCTGAAATAAACCTTGAAGCCGAGTGGAGACGTATGGAAAACACCCTTGGCTTCGCAAAAAAGAAACAGCTTAACTTCCAGACTATTCTTAGAGTTGCCGCAGCCATATTTGTAATTTCTTCCCTGGCTGCAATTGGATTAAGGCAATCGATGATGGTAAAAGAAAAATCGGGTGCCAGCCAGCTCAGCAACCTGGTTCTGCCCGATGGCAGCACCATTAGTTTAAATGCCAACTCAAAAATAAGCTATTCAAAAAACTTTGGTAAAACAACCCGCGAACTTACACTCGAGGGCGAAGCCTTTTTTGAGGTAGCTCACGATAAAACCAAACCCTTTATTGTTATTGCCCACAATAGCCGGATTGAGGTTCTGGGTACCCAATTCAATGTAAAGGCTTATAAAAACCAGACAGAAGTGAAGGTATCGGTAACAGAGGGCACTGTTAAATTCTCAGACCGTAAAAAGCAAGCAAAAAGTGCCATACTTAAAGCCGGCGAATCGGCTACATACAACAAGACTAATCAGAAAATCATTCTTAAGCCAGTCGTGAATGTAAACGATATGGCCTGGAAAAGCAGACAAATGTATTTTGAACATACTCCTTTGCACGAAGTAGCCAGCGTACTTGAAAATACTTACCAGGTTGAAATTGAGGTGTCGGAAACTGTTCGAGAATGTTCCATCACCGTAAGCTTCGAAGACAGCGACCTGGCTTCGGTGTTAAGTGTGCTAAAATCGACCCTGTCCCTCAGGGTTCGTGTAGACAATGATAAAATTTTCTTATCGGGCCAAGGATGCCAAAATCCCTGATTATGCATTTATCCGGAGGCTTCTTCAAGCTAATAGTAAGCATCATTTGTTGGTTTGCGTTTTTGTCCGATGCCTTCAATCAAAATACTCTTCCCGAACAAAACCTGAGTTTACGGTTTGTAAATACTCCACTCGAACAGGTTTTGCAGCAAATTTCAGCCCAATCATCGGTCCGTTTTTCATACAGTCCCGATGCCATTCCGGTAAATAAGAGCATAAGCTATACCTGCACCAGCCGTAAACTATCTCTTGTTCTTGACGATATTTGCACCCTGGCCGGAATACAATATAAACTAGTGGGAGACCACCTGGTGCTTACCCAGACAGATATACCGATTCCACCTCCACCGATTGTAAAAAAATATACCATCAGCGGCTACATTACCGATG
It contains:
- a CDS encoding Rne/Rng family ribonuclease, with translation MSKELVIDVKANEIDIALLEDKKLLELSKEKSNPKFSVGDIYLGRVKKVMPGLNAAFVDVGYEKDAFLHYLDLGPQFRTLHKYLNEALSRKTKLVPQQKFKREPDIDKNGKINQVLTAGQLVLVQIAKEPISTKGPRLTSEIAIAGRNMVLMPFSDKISISQKIESADEKKRLKTLITSIRPANYGLIIRTAAEGKMVKTLDEELRNLQKKWELAFEKLRGAQPPKLFLSELNRTSVILRDILNVGFNNIHVNDESLHREIREYISTIAPEKEKIVNLYTGAAPIFEKYGVLKQIKAAFGKTVSFRSGAYLIIEHTEALHVIDVNSGNRAKNVDNQESTGLDVNLAACDEIARQLRLRDMGGIIVIDFIDMQSQDNKNKVFERMKAAMETDRTKHSILPLSRFGLMQITRQRVRPEMHINTREKCPTCEGTGEISPSVLIIERIESHLVDVIEKYKPKKVNVRVHPFIAAYINKGLFNSVKARWKRKYKLGLKIVPISSFDFLEFHFFDKDNEEFI
- a CDS encoding thioredoxin family protein, with translation MKLNYKNLTTSILLLISLGLYADVIKPVKWEHSLKQIDDETYEIVFKASIDKGWHLYGLNIPEGGPIATSFTYNKLVGAELMGNTQTSKKPEVKFDNTFEMELELFDGTVSFSQKIKKTTEGASIKGFIEFMACDDSRCLPPSEIEFSYSLANTLAEKTSATPAQKALPGIDTLTLVNEVASAPDKSEQKVETLSNLNSDNEPEQNRKSRWTIFWEAFTKGLLAILTPCVFPIIPLTVAFFMRDSTTGKRIFQALFFGLSIVAIYSIVGLVAGLLQIDITALTRHWLANIIIAAVLLAFAASFFGMFELVLPGSLSNKLDNKVDKGGLLAPFFLALVTAVVSFSCVGPIAGVAIGAAMNGEIITPVIAMAGFSSAFALPFVLLGIFPGMLKNMPKSGGWLNAVKVVFAFLMLVAAYIFLGNTQWALFNRDTILALNIATFILLGIYLLGKIKFAHDSDLPSLKVPRLLLSIVSFSLALYLLPGLFGSPLKALSPFLPAEETSEMNVRQAFTSNVSLLEVSTTALCHPNPRYSDKLHLPHNLAGYFDYEEGMACAQELNKPVLLDFVGHSCKNCKKMYADVWSDPQILAKLQEEFIIIALYTDDRTPLPESEWYTSTLDGKEKNTLGKKNLDFQISKFQSNALPLYAILDTNGRVITEVPYFTYNTNKKEFLNYLNEGISNFRKAKF
- the mutY gene encoding A/G-specific adenine glycosylase, translating into MEELIHWFNVNNRDLPWRYTRDPYLIWISEVILQQTRVDQGIGYYHRFISRFPTIKELADADIDEILMLWQGLGYYTRARNLHETAKIVQSKYKGKFPDEVSDLKGLKGIGDYTAAAIASLAFNKPEAMVDGNVYRVLSRYFASEIPIDSTSGKKHFKELAQAVLNTKNPAAHNEALMELGATVCLPANPICTHCPLQLKCMSLAQKNTFSYPVKSRKLKQRVRYLYFVVMHYKENTYIEKRQNTDIWKGLYQFPLVESEAQVQPEEFSDFLQKTIFKTFSAYKIRVISSEFKHILSHQVLQGCFVHVDLEEEWSKSGSIFVQPADLAKFAMPRLITRYLEQAMD
- a CDS encoding integration host factor subunit beta yields the protein MTKADIVNEISKNTGIEKITVQKAVESFMEVVKDSLTQERNVYLRGFGSFIVKKRAKKTARNISKNTTIIIPEHFIPSFKPAKTFVGKVKSNIKK